Sequence from the Helicoverpa armigera isolate CAAS_96S chromosome 14, ASM3070526v1, whole genome shotgun sequence genome:
GTTGTGCAGTTTGCAGGAACTCTAGATATCGATAATCTCCTACTTAGAACCATAGTGTTGGGCAGTTTGCAGGAACTCTACTTACCTACAAACCCATCGACAGAaaggaaatttatttattgccgTCGCGAAACCGCCAATGACTATGCCGCTGTCATTGACGGTTTCACGACGGTCaatctagtttaaaataaaataaacaagtactaataaatattttacttgatcCAAAGTAAATGTTACATTGAACAAAATAAAGGATTgacacaaaatgtttttaatcaaatataatttattcaaacttggctgcgaaTAAGGCTACTGTACCCTCGAAAAGATAAATATGGCAATTACTGAAAGGGAGCAATCAAATGCAACTGAAATCCTACAACTATTACTTAGCTGTACTCGTTAATTgagcaattttatttatgttcgcATTTGATTGCTCCCTTTCAGTAATTGCCATATTTATCTTTTTACATTcgtttcttattaataaaactgaCAATTTGGTTAACAAAGTGTCCATGAATATGCCACTGTGCTCCTCGCACATCCATGTCGAATCAACGTCTTTATGCATCATCACACAACAATATTTAACTATATCATTGTTATACAGCAAGTGTTTCACATCACGTTCAAATACGGATACACATAAATTTACAGTATTACATAGATTCAGAGTCGGATAAGTAAGAGAAAGCTTGTCCTTCCACCACTCTTTAAGTGCTATATAGTCATAAGTTTTGTCATTTCCTGGCTCCAACGTTCTTACACTGCCGCAACATTTTAAACAGTTAGTTCTTTTAATCAGTACAGAGGCTAGGTAACCACTAACATAAACAACAGGTTGTTTgtcaaaatgttcaaaaaaaaaatcttcaacatCAGTTTCAATATCAggcaaatgtaaaaaaataggaTTATTACTATCATCATATACAAAATCATCTTTATCTTTAGAAACTGGATAAGAATGATCTACATTAGTAAAATCTTCAGATTCTGTATGTTTAAATACTAAATCATGAAAATCCAACATCAGTTGGTTATCATCAGGGTCACAATTAGCTCCCCTTATAGGAGTACTAAGTTTAGTTAGTACACTGGTTTTGAGGGCTGCGGTAAAATGGTGGCATGTCGGATTTTGATTAGTTGGAGAATGCTGCCTAATCAACCCAAAAAGATTCTCCAAAGTGTCTTGGTTGAGTTGTCGCAGATTGAGGAATTTAAACCCAATTGACTCTACATAGTTCCAAATGTCTTGTAAAGAACATAAAGTCGTATAGTACCCATTTACACACCGGACGTTTCTTAATCTTAATTGACTGTCCGATTTTAGGAAGTGCAAtgttttgactttttttttaactctgGCCATAATTTGTGATGAATGCTGTTTTTAGATATATTTACGCGTAAGCCTTTCTTTACATCTTTTTTTGAGGCTGGCCCGTTAGTAACATCAAACAAGGTATCTAACTGCTGAATTACATTGGCGGTTTGTAAAACAGCATCACGTTTCTTAGTTCCATCAACATCTTTTACATCATTATCAAATGTTTCagcaaataatttcaaaatagcaGATACATCATTGCTGAGTATTTGCGCGGCCAGTTTCACCTTCATTTTAGCGCGAAACTTGGGATTTACGTGCAACGGTGTGATTTTTTTGAAAtgaagtgttttgttatttctttccTGTAATTCCACTAAATGTGACCATTTAGCTTTCATTCCATCCAAAACCAATACACCCCCTTCAAAGAAGTTGTTCCTGAtggatttgaataaatgagGAACATCATATAGTatataaactttttcattttccaCTATATAAAAGTTACTGTCAGAACGCTGCCCAGAAAACTTTTTCAGTAAATTTAAAGCACCAACGTTAGTCGGGCCTTGATCACAGACAGTTGCGATTACTCTAAAACCGATTTCAGAAACCATTTTgatggtattttttataatagctACCAATTTATCTGATGATATTGTACCTTTCACAAAGTAGTGTGCAAGTGGCTGCTTGATTTTTTTGTGCACACCTTGTAGTAAAAAGACTAAAGCCTTGTCGGCTAACTCTCCCGATCGACCGTGTTCTCCTAAATCTTGAAAACCCTCAACTTTGTCGTAAGCAGTATTAAAAATGAGCCTCTTCtttagagacatctcatcaaaTAAAATGACGCAAGTTTTATCTTTACAAGATAATTCCTTGACCTTTCTTTTAAGGTGAtcaattattgatttattgaatcCAGGATTCATAGGCATTTTACTAAGAACATTTTGTAAAGTCCTTGGACTAGGTAATGGTAACAAATGCCTTAAATACCGATATAACTTTGGCGATTTCTTGTACATGGCTATGGCTAGGGCTTTTTCATTATCGGACCATCGTTTGCCCTGAGAAGAgcgattttgattttttattgccGAAAACATCATTGTCTTTAGCGTTTTGATTGAATGTTATCAaacatttttacttttcttgaacttttctaatttttgATTTCAAAAGTTCAACCCTCTTCATAAGTTTCTTCTTTCGTGGAGACAGATTTTCATTACTCATTTTATTTGTCCTTTTGCGCCTTTTTCGGACAGAAGATGTTGAGGGTTCATCTGTAAAAAGACAATTTCAGAATTTAGTGGCAATAGAAGTTATAAGGTAGGATTATACTGcaagtaataaaaagaaatacattcAATCAAATTAATCTAGATTCACCTACGCTCTCTGGGAAATTAAAAAGACCACCGACTTTCAtacagtaaattaatattattatttatatttattacattactttTAGTCTAGATACCTTTATGATTGTAAGTTACCACATACCTTTCATACAAATGTCTTGTTCACTTGTCATAATGTTTACGGTATATTCCACTGGTGGAACATCATCTTCATAAACAATTTGATTATCAACTGTAGTAGCTTGTACTTGTGCAGTAGAAGTAGATGTTGAAGGTTCATCTGTAAAGAGACAATTTCGGCATTTTAGTGACAATAGAAGTTATAATGTAGGATTATACTGcaagtaataaaaaacaaatacatttgaTCAAAATAATCTAGATTCACCTACGCTCTCTGGGAAATTAAAAAGACCACCAACTTTCAtacagtaaattaatattattatttatatttattacattactttTAGTCTAGATACCTTTATGATTGTAAGTTACCACATACCTTTCATACAAATGTCTTGTTCACTTGTCATAATGTTTACGGTATATTCCACTGGTGGAACATCATCTTCATAAACAATTTGATTATCAACTGTAGTAGCTTGTACTTGTGCAGTAGATGTAGATGTTGAGGGTTCGTCTGTAAAGAGACAATTTTAGCTTTTACTAACCATAGATGTTTTAATTAGTTGAATTAGTTTTAGTAATATTAGAAGTAACTCCATAAAGAAATAAAGGCTCACCTTGGCTTTGCTTGTGGTATGTATTTGTTTCAAATGTACTAATTTCTACTTGTGCAGAAACAGAAGATGTTGAGGGTtcatctgtaaaaataaaatttcagcaTTCAGAtacaatcaaatcaatcaaataaaattgtaaaaaaaataataataataattgattgcaatatttaaatgtcattttcaaaaattaacattataatatagctGTCTTGCGTTGAACATATAGATACAATGGTAGTTGTAataggtgaaggaaaacatcttgaggaaacaaatgtgtataaatatgtataatgcgTATATGtgtataaatgcaaaagtataTGAGGATGTATGGacttttgttactatttcacgcaaaaacagaTTATACATCACAATAATCCATAGGCTATAATTTTCATGCAGGCAAAGCCGCGGGCAACGGCTAGTATatgataaatttattattacactACTAACCTTCTTGTAAAGATTGCTGTTCTTTGAAGAGGTAATAAGGAAATGCTGACAGAATGGCGTCCGAAAGTGGCATAGAAGAAAGATTTATTGACGGAATAGCAGATTTTTTGAGCTGTgtcctttttttattaaaatcattatctTTAAAATGCTTTCCACagataaattttaattcatgGAGTTTTTCAATGGGCACATAAACTAGATCCTCGTTTCCTGCCATTTTCACCCATTCTTTACATCTGAAAGCAAAAATATCGACAATGATTAGTATACTGTGTCccaactagggctgccatccgtccgggtttccccagATTTGTCCttgtttggaggccgtccgggcggggtttcaagaagagtccggggaaaacccggacgcttttcatgtaaggaagcacctcattgaatttaagtatatgttaatacaCTGGACAGCAAACAAACCGAGCCACCCGCTACTATGGCACTCTAATCCGATTTTCtcaaaaagtataaaacttacaaatatcaaaaatatacctatagaaaGAGCATTTCTTAAGGATTAAAATGActgtaaatttaattaaaaggacCATCAATTCACAATGTTATCAAGCAGCAAACACAATGCTATCAATTTTCTCTGTTTTGATTA
This genomic interval carries:
- the LOC135117779 gene encoding uncharacterized protein LOC135117779, coding for MAYRKCEICGLRSERKDGKKRFFMARFPLDELRCKEWVKMAGNEDLVYVPIEKLHELKFICGKHFKDNDFNKKRTQLKKSAIPSINLSSMPLSDAILSAFPYYLFKEQQSLQEDEPSTSSVSAQVEISTFETNTYHKQSQDEPSTSTSTAQVQATTVDNQIVYEDDVPPVEYTVNIMTSEQDICMKDEPSTSTSTAQVQATTVDNQIVYEDDVPPVEYTVNIMTSEQDICMKDEPSTSSVRKRRKRTNKMSNENLSPRKKKLMKRVELLKSKIRKVQEK